A genomic region of Cannabis sativa cultivar Pink pepper isolate KNU-18-1 chromosome 1, ASM2916894v1, whole genome shotgun sequence contains the following coding sequences:
- the LOC133033492 gene encoding uncharacterized protein LOC133033492, giving the protein MKFMEHFFNRGNVAEIDVEHVTSQDRFNIMMNLIQHPKNECRATVLADVAEMYSVNNVLDVPPSTPVHTDKELVIKSPEKSPVDPRFKSKKSRAKNMVPSSSTKSRKRMSSGSNLTMRDLVGDNE; this is encoded by the exons ATGAAATTCATGGAACATTTCTTCAATAGAGGCAATGTTGCTGAAATTGATGTTGAG CATGTAACCAGTCAAGACAGGTTTAATATCATGATGAATCTAATTCAGCATCCAAAAAATGAGTGTAGGGCTACTGTTTTGGCAGATGTTGCTGAGATGTATTCAGTTAACAATGTCTTAGATGTTCCCCCATCTACTCCTGTACATACTGACAAGGAATTGGTTATCAAGTCTCCTGAGAAATCCCCTGTTGATCCAAGGTTTAAAAGTAAGAAGTCGCGAGCGAAAAACATGGTGCCTTCGTCGTCAACTAAGTCCAGGAAGAGAATGTCCAGCGGCAGTAATCTGACTATGAGAGACTTGGTCGGAGACAATGAGTAG
- the LOC115706239 gene encoding stem-specific protein TSJT1 yields the protein MLAIFHKAFAHPPEELNSPASYKGSSKPKLPEETLQDFLSHHPQNTFSMTFGHAAVLAYVRPDRPFSLNQRLFCGFEDIYCLFLGNLNNLCSLNKQYGLTKGTNEAMFVIEAYRTLRDRGPYPADQVVKELDGSFAFVVYDSKTGSVFTALGSDGGVQLYWGIAGDGSVVISDDLEVIKAGCAKSFAPFPKGCMFHSEGGLMSFEHPMNKVKAMPRVDSEGVMCGANFKVDKYTRVNSIPRVGSETNWVEWPSH from the exons ATGTTGGCCATATTTCACAAAGCTTTCGCTCACCCACCTGAGGAGCTTAATAGTCCAGCATCTTACAAGGGTTCATCGAAACCAAAACTCCCAGAAGAAACTCTTCAGGATTTTCTCTCTCATCATCCTCAAAACACCTTCTCCATGACCTTTGGTCATGCTGCTGTTCTCGCTTATGTAAGACCAGATAGACCTTTCTCCCTAAACCAGAG GCTGTTCTGTGGTTTTGAGGATATTTACTGCCTCTTCTTGGGGAACTTGAACAACCTGTGTTCACTTAATAAACAGTACGGACTAACCAAGGGAACAAACGAGGCCATGTTTGTCATCGAAGCTTACCGGACCCTCCGTGACCGCGGCCCCTACCCGGCGGATCAGGTCGTTAAGGAACTAGACGGCAGCTTTGCTTTTGTCGTTTACGACAGTAAGACCGGTTCAGTCTTCACTGCACtg GGATCTGACGGTGGTGTTCAACTGTACTGGGGTATTGCTGGTGATGGATCCGTAGTAATATCTGATGATTTGGAAGTCATTAAAGCCGGTTGTGCCAAGTCATTTGCCCCTTtccccaaag GATGTATGTTCCATAGTGAGGGGggtttaatgagctttgagcaTCCAATGAACAAAGTGAAGGCAATGCCTAGGGTGGACAGCGAGGGAGTGATGTGTGGGGCCAACTTCAAAGTAGATAAGTATACCAGAGTCAACAGTATTCCACGTGTCGGTAGCGAAACCAACTGGGTGGAGTGGCCCTCCCATTAA